The genomic DNA AAACCAGACTGTTGCTGGTTCAAACCGGGCTTGCGCTGGTTGTCGCGTTCACTGGATTTGGACTGATGCAGACGTTTACGGGACGTTCTCGATTTGAAAGCTGGCCCGGCCTTTATCTGTATTTGGGCTTTACTATCGTTCTGATTGGTTCATGGCTTATTTCCACAAGAAGTCGATTGATGAAGCAAAAGGTATCTGTCTCGGTCCCCTCATCCCTGAAGGAATAGAAAATAACTGATCAGGAATTTGGCTAAGCCGCGGCAATGGCTATAGTCAAATAAATGACATTCAACCGCTTATTTGCAAAGTATATTTTATGAGTACTCTCGTTTTCGGGGCGACTAGCACAATAGGAAATGCACTGATTGAAAATCTCTTAAAGCGCGGGCAAAAGGTTGTCGCCGCCGGTCGAGATCATCAAAAGCTTGATCAACTGGCTGCCAAATTTAGTGTAGCTACACAAATCATAGATTTATCTCAGCCAGAAACATTCCAATCGGCGGTTGCTTTCACCATCGATAAATTTGGAAAGCTTGATGGTGTAGTGAATTTGATCGGCAGTTTGTATCTGAATAACTGCAGCCAAACGTCATTTGAGGATTGGCAGGAAGTGATTGATGTGAATCTGAATTCCTGTTTTCATGTGTTAAAAGCTTCCTTGAAACCAATGCAGAAGACTGGTGGCTCGATTGTATTTGTAACTTCCGTGGCATCCGAAATTGGAATGTCAAACCACGAAGCCATAGCCGCTGCCAAAGCGGGGGTTGCTGGATTAGCAAGAGCAGCAGCTGCCAGTTATTCAAATCGAAATATTCGAGTCAATTGTGTTGCCCCAGGATTCACCGTCACGGAAATGACTCGAAAAATTTGGGAAAATGATCAATCCCGACAACTGTCAGAATCAATGAATCCACTCGGGACATTAGGAGAGCCACAGTATATCTCTTCATGTATTAGTTGGCTTCTGGATGAAGAAAACAAATGGGTTAACGGCCAGGTGATCTCTGTCGACGGTGGCATGTCGACCGTATTGCCTAAACCGAGGGCCAGGTTAAGTTCGTGATGGAAGTTCTGCACATGCTAATTCTTGATTAAGAATTATGCATGGACATGGATCAGCACATATGGCAGTGAATCCATCAACCCGTGCATTTCAAAA from Rubinisphaera italica includes the following:
- a CDS encoding SDR family NAD(P)-dependent oxidoreductase, translating into MSTLVFGATSTIGNALIENLLKRGQKVVAAGRDHQKLDQLAAKFSVATQIIDLSQPETFQSAVAFTIDKFGKLDGVVNLIGSLYLNNCSQTSFEDWQEVIDVNLNSCFHVLKASLKPMQKTGGSIVFVTSVASEIGMSNHEAIAAAKAGVAGLARAAAASYSNRNIRVNCVAPGFTVTEMTRKIWENDQSRQLSESMNPLGTLGEPQYISSCISWLLDEENKWVNGQVISVDGGMSTVLPKPRARLSS